A genome region from Methylobacterium sp. FF17 includes the following:
- a CDS encoding MOSC domain-containing protein, translated as MTDASPPRMVEAFAHPAGSIAVGVPGGATGWRGALLNIHTASAASYEMEERTEARCVAGRGIEGDRYYLGSGTYSPKPDTREVTLIEQEALDAINRNDPPLQGGPIQIAPIDHRRNLTVRGVPLNHLVGRRFRVGEVILRGGRLNFPCKYLEELLGQPVYLPLYNRSGLNCGIERGGIIRVGDTIEMVD; from the coding sequence ATGACGGACGCATCGCCACCGCGCATGGTCGAGGCCTTCGCCCATCCCGCCGGTTCGATCGCGGTCGGCGTTCCGGGCGGCGCGACGGGATGGCGGGGCGCGCTGCTCAACATCCATACGGCTTCGGCGGCGAGCTACGAGATGGAGGAACGCACCGAGGCCCGGTGCGTCGCCGGGCGCGGCATCGAGGGCGACCGCTACTATCTCGGGTCGGGCACCTATTCGCCCAAGCCCGACACCCGTGAGGTGACCCTGATCGAGCAGGAGGCGCTGGACGCGATCAACCGGAACGATCCGCCGCTCCAGGGCGGCCCCATCCAGATCGCGCCCATCGACCACCGCCGCAACCTCACGGTCCGCGGCGTTCCGCTCAACCACCTCGTGGGTCGACGCTTTCGGGTGGGCGAGGTGATCCTGCGCGGCGGACGGCTGAACTTCCCCTGCAAGTATCTCGAGGAACTGCTGGGCCAGCCGGTCTACCTGCCGCTCTACAACCGCTCGGGCCTGAACTGCGGGATCGAGCGCGGCGGCATCATCCGCGTCGGCGATACGATCGAGATGGTGGACTAG
- a CDS encoding RidA family protein: MNRTIIKTDKAAPAAGPYAQATRVGDLVFASGQLPIDPETGGFPDGIAAQTRASLANLAAVLEAGGASLGSVAKTTVFLKDMNDFSAMNAVYAEHFPGEAPARSTIEVARLPRDALVEIEAIALATRPETAR, translated from the coding sequence ATGAACAGGACGATCATCAAGACGGACAAGGCTGCTCCGGCCGCCGGTCCCTACGCCCAGGCGACCCGCGTCGGCGATCTGGTCTTCGCCTCCGGGCAACTCCCGATCGACCCGGAGACGGGCGGATTTCCCGACGGCATCGCGGCGCAGACCCGGGCCTCGCTGGCCAACCTCGCGGCGGTTCTCGAAGCGGGCGGCGCGAGCCTGGGGAGCGTGGCCAAGACGACCGTGTTCCTGAAGGACATGAACGACTTCAGCGCCATGAACGCGGTCTACGCGGAGCACTTCCCCGGCGAGGCCCCGGCGCGCTCGACGATCGAGGTCGCCCGGCTGCCCCGTGACGCCCTGGTCGAGATCGAAGCCATCGCCCTCGCGACACGGCCGGAGACCGCGCGATGA
- a CDS encoding MFS transporter, whose product MASAAIAVEVEAGLDRNEVSLADRRQIVWSSVIGTTVEWYDFLIYGTASALVFNKLFFPSIDPVVGTIAAFGSYAVGFLARPLGGVVFGHFGDKIGRKAMLSLTIIIMGLGTFLIGCLPTYSQIGVWAPILLVTLRLVQGIGIGGEWGGAVLMVVESVPAHRRGFFGSIVQLGYPLGVILSIGAFALAGLMPEAEFLAWGWRLPFLASAVLVGVGLFIRLRLHETPSFQRVKQRAAFAKIPVVEILTEHPRTFLKAVGLKVSEIAYVSIVTVFSISYVTGQLGLPRSVILNGILIAAIIELFTIPVFGWLSDRYGRRTLFVAACLFSIVFAFPLFQLLDTRDPTIITLTVAVALSFGQGIMFGTGAAWMSELFDARLRYSGASLGFQVGAALSGGFTPLIAAALLTWSSGATWPISIYLIVLACVTLTAAFLSPETARRQID is encoded by the coding sequence ATGGCCAGTGCGGCGATCGCGGTGGAGGTCGAGGCCGGTCTCGACCGGAATGAGGTGTCGCTCGCGGACCGACGACAGATCGTCTGGTCGAGCGTGATCGGCACCACGGTGGAGTGGTACGACTTCCTGATCTACGGCACGGCCAGTGCCCTGGTGTTCAACAAGCTGTTCTTCCCGAGCATCGACCCCGTCGTCGGGACGATCGCCGCCTTCGGCTCCTACGCGGTCGGCTTCCTGGCACGCCCCCTGGGCGGCGTCGTCTTCGGTCATTTCGGCGACAAGATCGGCCGCAAGGCCATGCTGTCCCTGACGATCATCATCATGGGCCTCGGCACCTTCCTGATCGGCTGCCTGCCGACCTATTCCCAGATCGGCGTCTGGGCGCCGATCCTGCTCGTCACCCTGCGGCTGGTCCAGGGCATCGGCATCGGCGGGGAGTGGGGCGGCGCGGTCCTGATGGTGGTCGAGAGCGTGCCGGCCCATCGACGGGGCTTCTTCGGGAGCATCGTCCAGCTCGGATATCCGCTCGGCGTCATCCTCTCCATCGGGGCCTTCGCACTGGCCGGGCTCATGCCGGAGGCCGAGTTCCTGGCCTGGGGCTGGCGCCTGCCGTTCCTGGCCAGTGCCGTCCTCGTCGGGGTCGGGCTCTTCATACGGCTGCGCCTGCACGAGACACCCTCCTTCCAGCGCGTGAAGCAGCGGGCCGCCTTCGCCAAGATCCCGGTCGTCGAGATCCTCACCGAGCATCCCCGCACCTTCCTGAAGGCCGTCGGGCTGAAGGTGTCGGAGATCGCCTATGTCAGCATCGTCACGGTGTTCTCGATCTCCTACGTGACGGGGCAACTCGGCCTGCCGCGCAGCGTCATCCTCAACGGCATCCTGATCGCGGCGATCATCGAACTCTTCACGATCCCGGTCTTCGGGTGGCTCTCGGACCGCTACGGGCGCCGTACGCTGTTCGTGGCCGCCTGCCTGTTCTCCATCGTCTTCGCCTTCCCGCTGTTCCAGCTTCTCGACACCCGCGACCCGACCATCATCACGCTCACCGTCGCGGTGGCGCTGAGCTTCGGCCAGGGCATCATGTTCGGAACGGGCGCAGCCTGGATGTCGGAGCTGTTCGATGCGCGCCTGCGCTACAGCGGCGCGTCGCTCGGCTTCCAGGTCGGGGCGGCCCTGAGCGGTGGCTTCACGCCGCTCATCGCCGCCGCCCTGCTGACCTGGAGCAGCGGCGCGACCTGGCCGATCTCGATCTACCTGATCGTGCTCGCCTGCGTGACGCTGACCGCCGCGTTCCTGTCGCCCGAAACCGCGCGGCGGCAGATCGATTGA
- a CDS encoding helix-turn-helix domain-containing protein — MSVREMVVPAQIAAEASSQLYVSEEIRRRRRELHLSLEALATRSGVSRSMISKIERAEAVPSTVVLSRLAEALGVTFSRLMSPATELEVLLIPARRQPILRDEESGYLRRCLSPVLPGRGIDLVLNTLPPGASTGEFTAHRPGVSEYIYILRGRLRAVIGDRTVIAETGDSLYFEADAGHAFTNLGTEPCEYILVIDPSRAR; from the coding sequence ATGTCGGTGAGGGAGATGGTCGTCCCGGCGCAGATCGCGGCGGAGGCAAGTTCTCAGCTCTACGTGTCCGAGGAGATCCGCCGCCGCCGCAGGGAGCTCCACCTGTCCCTGGAGGCGCTGGCGACGCGATCGGGCGTGAGCCGCTCGATGATCTCGAAGATCGAGCGTGCCGAGGCGGTGCCGTCGACCGTCGTGCTCTCGCGCTTGGCCGAGGCGCTCGGGGTGACCTTCTCGCGCCTGATGTCGCCCGCGACCGAACTCGAGGTCCTGCTGATCCCCGCGCGCCGCCAACCCATCCTTCGGGACGAAGAATCGGGCTACCTGCGGCGATGCCTCTCGCCGGTGCTACCGGGCCGGGGCATCGACCTGGTGCTCAACACCCTGCCGCCCGGCGCCAGCACGGGCGAGTTCACCGCTCATCGCCCCGGCGTCTCGGAATACATCTACATCCTACGCGGCCGCCTGCGCGCCGTGATCGGCGACCGGACCGTTATCGCGGAGACGGGGGACAGCCTGTACTTCGAGGCCGATGCCGGGCACGCCTTCACCAATCTCGGGACGGAACCCTGCGAGTACATCCTGGTGATCGATCCGTCCCGCGCGCGGTAG
- a CDS encoding sensor histidine kinase codes for MPNDMTPEARLESVLDRQRIMGAFARIASEPLSRERLMQHATALMSRAFQVRRIKIMRYRTDPGDLLVEAGVGWKPGVVGQVSLAIDRASPPGRTLQTASPVVIEDLPNDPDFRYSPTLRDHGIISVVNVPIMFDGRVWGVFEVDADQPRTFDEADIGFLTAFANLLGMAMQRQEAQDRTTEVLAENARAAERAEMLLRELQHRVKNNFQVILSFLTLQRRYVEAPDVRERFGTVMDRVHAIALAHDQLSMREGGAEVEFGGYVRALCANIDPGRDGVTIEVVDGNATLPLDRAVPAGLIVNELVTNALKYAFDEDGTGRIRVVIEQHPDLGEICLTVEDDGKGLGPPREGGLGLTLVEGFALQLGGRVARGTPERGTRTITCFPMPL; via the coding sequence ATGCCGAACGACATGACACCCGAGGCGCGCCTGGAAAGCGTCCTGGATCGCCAGCGCATCATGGGCGCCTTCGCCAGGATCGCCTCCGAGCCCCTGTCGCGGGAACGGCTGATGCAGCACGCCACCGCCCTGATGTCCCGGGCGTTCCAGGTCCGGCGCATCAAGATCATGCGCTACCGTACCGACCCGGGCGACCTCCTGGTCGAGGCGGGGGTCGGCTGGAAGCCGGGCGTGGTCGGACAGGTCTCGCTGGCCATCGACCGCGCTTCACCCCCCGGCCGCACTCTGCAGACCGCCTCTCCGGTCGTCATCGAGGACCTGCCGAACGACCCGGACTTCCGCTATTCGCCGACACTGCGCGATCATGGGATCATCTCGGTCGTCAACGTGCCGATCATGTTCGATGGCCGCGTCTGGGGTGTGTTCGAGGTCGATGCCGACCAGCCCCGGACGTTCGACGAGGCCGACATCGGCTTCCTGACCGCGTTCGCCAACCTGCTCGGCATGGCCATGCAGCGCCAGGAAGCGCAGGACAGGACCACGGAGGTCCTCGCGGAGAACGCGCGGGCCGCCGAGCGCGCCGAGATGCTCCTGCGCGAGCTCCAGCATCGCGTGAAGAACAACTTTCAGGTCATCCTGTCCTTCCTCACGCTCCAGCGGCGCTACGTGGAGGCGCCGGACGTGCGCGAGCGCTTCGGCACGGTGATGGACCGGGTGCACGCCATCGCGCTGGCGCACGACCAGCTCTCGATGCGCGAGGGCGGGGCCGAGGTCGAGTTCGGTGGTTATGTCCGGGCCCTGTGCGCCAACATCGATCCGGGCCGGGACGGCGTGACCATCGAGGTCGTGGACGGCAACGCGACGTTGCCCCTGGACCGGGCGGTGCCGGCCGGGCTCATCGTCAACGAACTCGTCACCAACGCGCTGAAATACGCCTTCGACGAGGACGGCACGGGCCGGATCCGCGTCGTCATCGAGCAGCATCCGGACCTCGGCGAGATATGCCTCACGGTCGAGGACGACGGGAAGGGGCTGGGACCGCCGCGCGAGGGCGGCCTCGGTCTCACCCTCGTGGAGGGGTTCGCGCTGCAGCTCGGCGGACGGGTGGCGCGCGGCACGCCGGAGCGTGGCACCCGGACCATCACATGCTTCCCGATGCCCCTCTGA
- a CDS encoding type 1 glutamine amidotransferase encodes MQASTSRLRFLVAETEPPDARETRRESVGRSSGETYVEILERLAPGCTCHRITPADADGGLPAGETLAGYDGVFLSGSPLSLYEDTPEVRRSLAFMRALFASETPSLGSCAGLQLATVAAGGTVRRNRNGPEAGFARRIVPTGDGRSHPLLRGRPAAYDAPSIHTDEVESLPDSATLLASNRATVVQAAEIRHDGGTFWGVQYHPEIGLDEVTGALRRQADDLVESGLARSRREVEDQADLVEALHSEPGRRDLAWRLGLDDQVTDEAHRQREIVNFIEALAIPRHNGRR; translated from the coding sequence TTGCAGGCATCGACATCACGGCTGCGTTTCCTCGTCGCGGAGACCGAACCACCGGACGCCCGCGAGACCCGAAGAGAGAGTGTCGGGCGCTCATCCGGCGAGACCTATGTCGAGATCCTGGAGCGTCTCGCGCCCGGCTGCACGTGCCACCGCATCACCCCGGCCGACGCCGATGGCGGGCTTCCGGCGGGCGAGACCCTGGCCGGGTACGATGGGGTCTTCCTGTCCGGATCGCCCCTGTCCCTGTACGAGGACACGCCGGAGGTCCGGCGCTCCCTGGCCTTCATGCGCGCGCTGTTCGCCTCGGAGACGCCTTCGCTCGGATCCTGCGCCGGCCTGCAGCTCGCCACCGTCGCCGCCGGCGGCACGGTCCGGCGGAACCGGAACGGGCCCGAGGCCGGGTTCGCCCGTCGCATCGTCCCGACCGGAGACGGCAGGTCCCACCCCCTGCTCAGGGGGCGGCCCGCCGCCTACGACGCGCCCAGCATCCATACCGACGAGGTCGAGAGCCTTCCGGACAGCGCCACATTGCTCGCGTCCAACCGGGCCACGGTGGTGCAGGCGGCGGAGATCCGGCACGACGGCGGCACGTTCTGGGGCGTCCAATACCACCCCGAGATCGGCCTCGACGAGGTGACCGGAGCGCTGCGCCGCCAAGCCGACGATCTGGTGGAGAGCGGCCTGGCACGCTCCCGGCGCGAGGTCGAGGATCAGGCCGACCTCGTCGAGGCCCTCCACAGCGAGCCCGGGAGGCGCGACCTCGCGTGGCGGCTCGGGCTCGACGACCAGGTCACGGACGAAGCCCATCGCCAGAGGGAGATCGTCAACTTCATCGAGGCGCTGGCCATCCCGCGCCATAACGGGCGGCGCTGA
- a CDS encoding sensor histidine kinase, producing MSETHDPNGYVWTLASFTDTIHRGGVALWAWSPTRRLAQLDGLCQEFWETSDSIVPIDDLFARVNPEDRHTMMLDWAASETEPQPYSFDFRIGAGPAARWVSARGVGGEAGKVGDWVQAIFLDVTRQKRAEEAERLLTAELAHRVSNMFTVARSLTAIVARGATSTPDFAEDLSKRFGVLHEATALATRAQIGDQGIVRLRTLAERILSPYLNGGNIGIDIDDAAVAAPGTVNDYAMILHELATNSAKYGALSGGGTLTVTGRVTGDALTLAWVEESAPSGAVASDGGGFGSRLLRQTIERSLGGSFVREIGGTGLRFEMRVPAA from the coding sequence ATGTCCGAGACCCATGACCCGAACGGCTACGTGTGGACGCTCGCGAGCTTCACCGACACCATCCACCGCGGCGGGGTCGCCCTCTGGGCCTGGTCGCCGACGCGTCGGCTGGCCCAGCTCGATGGGCTCTGCCAGGAGTTCTGGGAGACATCCGATTCCATCGTCCCCATCGACGACCTCTTCGCCCGCGTGAACCCTGAGGACCGTCACACGATGATGCTCGATTGGGCGGCGAGCGAGACCGAGCCGCAGCCCTACAGCTTCGACTTCCGCATCGGTGCCGGCCCAGCTGCGCGCTGGGTCTCGGCCCGTGGTGTGGGCGGGGAGGCCGGCAAGGTCGGCGATTGGGTCCAGGCCATCTTCCTCGACGTCACCCGACAGAAGCGCGCCGAGGAAGCGGAGCGGCTCCTGACCGCCGAGCTCGCCCACCGCGTCTCGAACATGTTCACCGTCGCCCGTTCGCTCACGGCGATCGTCGCCCGCGGCGCCACCTCGACCCCAGACTTCGCCGAGGACCTCTCCAAGCGCTTCGGCGTCCTGCACGAGGCGACCGCCCTGGCGACGCGGGCGCAGATCGGGGACCAGGGCATCGTCCGGCTGCGGACCCTCGCCGAGCGGATCCTGTCCCCTTACCTGAATGGCGGCAACATCGGGATCGACATCGATGACGCCGCCGTGGCGGCCCCCGGCACGGTCAACGACTACGCCATGATCCTGCACGAGCTCGCCACCAACTCGGCCAAGTACGGCGCCCTGTCCGGCGGGGGAACCCTGACGGTGACGGGTCGCGTCACCGGCGACGCCCTGACGCTGGCCTGGGTCGAGGAATCCGCGCCCTCCGGGGCGGTCGCATCCGATGGCGGCGGTTTCGGGTCTCGCTTGCTGCGGCAGACCATCGAGCGAAGCCTCGGCGGCAGCTTCGTGCGCGAGATCGGCGGAACGGGCCTGCGCTTCGAGATGCGCGTGCCGGCTGCCTGA
- a CDS encoding NAD(P)-dependent oxidoreductase, with product MAHVLVIGASQGIGLETVKAALAAGHRVRAFARSAADMPLSGEGLERFPGDAVDAGDVASALEGIDVVVQALGVPAKNLLGPVTLFSDATNVLVPAMEKAGIRRILAVTGFGTGDSRDAIGLLQRVPFRLVLGRAYDDKDAQEMRIRRSGLDWTFVRPGVLTPGPATGRYKVLTEPSSWRNGLISRANVAHFIVGEIDTPGHVGKAVVLVG from the coding sequence ATGGCCCACGTCCTCGTCATCGGCGCCAGCCAGGGCATCGGCCTGGAGACCGTGAAGGCGGCCCTGGCGGCCGGCCACCGCGTGCGGGCCTTCGCGCGATCCGCCGCGGATATGCCGCTGTCGGGCGAGGGCCTGGAACGCTTCCCCGGCGATGCGGTGGACGCCGGCGACGTGGCCTCCGCCCTGGAGGGGATCGACGTCGTGGTGCAGGCGCTGGGCGTTCCGGCGAAGAACCTGCTCGGACCGGTGACCCTGTTCTCGGACGCGACCAACGTGCTGGTGCCGGCCATGGAGAAAGCCGGAATCCGGCGCATCCTCGCCGTCACGGGCTTCGGTACGGGTGACAGCCGCGATGCCATCGGCCTGCTCCAGCGCGTGCCCTTCCGCCTCGTCCTGGGGCGGGCCTACGACGACAAGGACGCCCAGGAGATGCGCATCCGCAGGAGCGGTCTGGACTGGACCTTCGTCCGGCCCGGCGTCCTGACGCCCGGCCCGGCAACGGGACGCTACAAGGTCCTGACGGAGCCCTCCTCCTGGCGGAACGGCCTGATCTCACGGGCGAACGTGGCGCACTTCATTGTCGGCGAGATCGACACGCCGGGCCATGTCGGAAAGGCGGTCGTGCTCGTCGGATAG
- a CDS encoding response regulator: MTLPSSSDAPCALVVDDDALILMDATSILEDAGFEVLEAMNVTQAMTVLGEHHDRVDLLFTDVQMPGDGDGFDLARRTAEKWPHIAIVVASGHVKPGDDDLPEGATFIDKPFSSNLIRHHVRITMPAEKHPGPLRK, from the coding sequence ATGACTTTGCCTTCCTCGTCCGACGCTCCCTGTGCCCTCGTCGTCGACGACGATGCCCTGATCCTCATGGACGCGACCAGCATCCTCGAGGACGCCGGGTTCGAGGTCCTGGAAGCCATGAATGTCACCCAGGCGATGACGGTGCTGGGTGAGCATCACGACAGGGTGGATCTGCTGTTCACCGACGTGCAGATGCCGGGGGACGGGGATGGGTTCGACCTCGCGCGTCGCACGGCCGAGAAGTGGCCCCACATCGCCATCGTCGTCGCTTCGGGTCACGTCAAGCCGGGAGACGACGACCTGCCCGAGGGGGCGACGTTCATCGACAAGCCGTTCAGCTCGAATCTGATCCGCCATCACGTCCGGATCACGATGCCCGCGGAAAAACATCCCGGGCCGCTCCGGAAGTAG
- a CDS encoding PAS domain-containing protein, with translation MVDRSVGIEARRHAALAGYDILDTPAEAEFDDLVKVASEVCGMPVSLISLLDGERQWFKAELGFDQSETPLSQSICALTVRQDDVFEIEDLTRDPRTSANPLVTGGPEVRFYAGAPLRTADGVALGALCVLDTKPNKLTTSQAFVLRTLAHQVVTTLELRRSMRLRREEDRRNKAILESAIDYAIVSMDLKGLVTSWSPGAERILGWSEAEMRGRPAGVFFTEEDVAEGIPEKEMGAALLHGRGADERWHLRRDGTLFWANGEMMPLMDEGGRHEGFLKILRDRTAERNAAAKEQADAAFMRGVLASSADCIKVLDPDARLTFMNEGGLAVMEADAFSQVEGRDWTGFWQGQAQADARAAFWTALSGGTGHFQGPAETLKGTPKWWDVQVTPIRGADGRPERLLAVSRDITRQRASEQSIAESERRWGRLFEGMQEGFFSGKILRDASGQATDYRFIEINPAFAAQSGLPVETVGRTVREVIPGIPDWLIETYARVVDTGTPEVFDIAVPELARVFEVRAYRETEDRFAAMFIDVSERKQAEARRTALAELGDRLRNTDDKAEIARVAAGILGRTLGLSHAGYGAVDHDRETIAVGEGWTALGLTSIGGVHGFRDYGTYIDNLKAGQAVVIDDVARDPRTAADADALSAIHVQALLNLPLMEHGRFVALLFALKVEPYAWTPEEISFANNIADRTRAALARIEAEERQRTLNLELGHRMKNMLAMVQAIATQTMRNATDLDTAKDVLAGRLIALGKSHDLLLGGSIGSAPIGTVVEGALRSHEDNPGRFVVEGPTFTVGAKAAMSLSLMLHELATNAAKYGALSTAEGKVSVTWEVRDEGGELRCALRWSEEGGPIVVPPTRTGFGSRLIGRGLAGSFGGEVDLTYPITGVVCTIDAPLGGLQAEDAPPAH, from the coding sequence ATGGTCGACCGAAGCGTTGGGATCGAGGCGCGCAGGCATGCCGCGCTGGCCGGCTACGACATCCTCGACACGCCCGCCGAGGCCGAGTTCGACGATCTCGTGAAGGTGGCGTCCGAGGTCTGCGGCATGCCCGTCTCGCTGATCTCGCTCCTCGATGGCGAGCGCCAGTGGTTCAAGGCCGAACTCGGCTTCGACCAGAGCGAGACGCCCCTGTCCCAATCGATCTGCGCCCTCACGGTCCGACAGGATGACGTGTTCGAGATCGAGGATCTGACGCGTGACCCGCGGACCTCGGCAAATCCGCTCGTCACGGGTGGGCCCGAGGTTCGGTTCTACGCGGGCGCCCCGCTCAGGACCGCCGATGGCGTCGCTCTCGGTGCGTTGTGTGTCCTCGACACCAAGCCGAACAAGCTGACGACGTCGCAGGCCTTCGTGCTGCGCACGCTCGCGCACCAGGTCGTGACGACCCTGGAGCTGCGACGCTCCATGCGCCTGCGACGGGAGGAGGACCGGCGTAACAAGGCCATCCTGGAAAGCGCCATCGACTACGCCATCGTCTCCATGGACCTGAAGGGCCTCGTGACGAGCTGGTCCCCGGGGGCTGAACGGATCCTCGGCTGGTCCGAGGCCGAAATGCGAGGCCGGCCGGCGGGGGTGTTCTTCACCGAGGAGGACGTGGCCGAGGGCATCCCCGAGAAGGAGATGGGTGCGGCCCTTCTGCACGGGCGCGGCGCCGACGAGCGCTGGCACCTGCGCAGGGACGGGACCCTGTTCTGGGCCAACGGCGAGATGATGCCGCTGATGGACGAGGGCGGCCGGCACGAGGGCTTCCTGAAGATCCTGCGGGATCGTACGGCCGAGCGGAACGCTGCCGCCAAGGAGCAGGCGGATGCCGCGTTCATGCGCGGCGTTCTCGCCTCCTCGGCCGACTGCATCAAGGTGCTCGACCCCGACGCCCGGCTGACCTTCATGAACGAGGGCGGCCTCGCCGTGATGGAGGCCGACGCCTTCAGCCAGGTCGAGGGCCGCGACTGGACCGGGTTCTGGCAGGGACAGGCGCAGGCGGACGCCAGGGCGGCGTTCTGGACGGCCCTGTCGGGGGGCACGGGGCATTTCCAGGGACCCGCCGAAACCCTCAAGGGTACGCCGAAGTGGTGGGACGTGCAGGTCACGCCGATCCGGGGGGCTGACGGTCGGCCCGAGCGCCTGTTGGCAGTCTCGCGCGATATCACCCGGCAAAGGGCCTCCGAGCAGTCGATCGCGGAGAGCGAGCGGCGCTGGGGCCGCCTGTTCGAAGGCATGCAGGAGGGCTTCTTCAGCGGCAAGATTCTTCGCGATGCTTCTGGGCAGGCAACGGATTATCGGTTCATCGAGATCAACCCGGCCTTCGCGGCGCAATCCGGACTGCCCGTCGAGACGGTGGGACGCACCGTGCGGGAGGTCATCCCGGGTATTCCCGACTGGCTGATCGAGACCTACGCCCGGGTGGTCGATACCGGCACCCCGGAGGTGTTCGACATCGCGGTGCCCGAGCTCGCGCGCGTGTTCGAAGTCCGCGCCTATCGCGAGACGGAGGACCGCTTCGCCGCGATGTTCATCGACGTCTCCGAGCGCAAGCAGGCCGAGGCCAGGCGGACCGCCCTCGCGGAGCTCGGCGACCGCCTGCGCAACACGGACGACAAGGCCGAGATCGCACGGGTGGCGGCCGGGATCCTCGGCCGGACGCTGGGCCTGTCCCATGCCGGTTACGGGGCCGTGGACCACGACCGGGAAACCATCGCCGTCGGGGAGGGCTGGACCGCCCTCGGGTTGACCAGCATCGGCGGGGTGCACGGGTTCCGGGATTACGGCACTTACATCGACAACCTCAAGGCCGGTCAGGCCGTGGTCATCGACGACGTCGCCAGGGATCCCCGCACGGCGGCTGACGCGGATGCGCTCTCGGCCATCCACGTGCAGGCGCTCCTGAACCTGCCGCTGATGGAGCACGGCCGGTTCGTCGCCCTGCTGTTCGCCCTGAAGGTCGAGCCGTATGCCTGGACGCCGGAGGAGATCAGTTTCGCCAATAACATCGCGGACCGGACTCGGGCCGCGCTCGCCCGGATCGAGGCCGAGGAGCGGCAGCGCACGCTCAACCTCGAACTCGGCCACCGCATGAAGAATATGCTGGCCATGGTCCAGGCCATCGCCACGCAGACCATGCGCAATGCCACCGATCTCGACACGGCCAAGGACGTGCTGGCCGGGCGCCTCATCGCCCTCGGGAAATCCCATGACCTGCTTCTCGGCGGCTCCATCGGTTCGGCCCCCATCGGGACCGTTGTCGAGGGCGCCCTGAGGAGCCACGAGGACAACCCGGGCCGCTTCGTCGTGGAAGGGCCGACCTTCACCGTCGGCGCCAAGGCGGCGATGTCGCTGTCGCTGATGCTGCATGAGCTCGCGACCAACGCGGCGAAATATGGCGCGCTCTCGACGGCCGAGGGCAAGGTATCGGTGACCTGGGAGGTCCGTGACGAGGGCGGCGAACTTCGCTGCGCCCTGCGCTGGTCGGAAGAAGGCGGGCCCATCGTGGTCCCCCCGACGCGCACCGGCTTCGGGTCGCGCCTCATCGGCCGCGGACTGGCCGGCAGCTTCGGCGGGGAGGTCGACCTGACCTACCCGATCACCGGCGTCGTCTGCACCATCGATGCGCCGCTCGGCGGCCTGCAGGCCGAGGACGCACCGCCGGCCCACTAG
- a CDS encoding dioxygenase family protein produces MDDALKPDSHLNRRRALGAAVVLPFAVIGGGAAGAGLAPSGRSCILTPQSVEGPFYFDPHLVRSDVTEGRPGVPLVLRMIILEAGPCTPLGGSRVDIWSAGADGEYSGYTGGPGGSGSAGTFLRGTQVTDAIGQVVFRTVYPAYYPGRTPHIHFKVFLDDRNVLMGQTYFPDALSEYLFSNVSAYRGRSQARDTYNSTDMLARMDPGRLAFCDVKEAADHYAATLIVGVDRQGVVLSGGPDVARPGSPPPGPPPGPRRSNEPAIIVPGVPLSAQRQA; encoded by the coding sequence ATGGACGATGCACTCAAGCCTGATTCCCACCTGAACCGACGCCGGGCGCTCGGTGCCGCCGTCGTCCTGCCCTTCGCCGTGATCGGCGGCGGCGCGGCGGGAGCGGGTCTCGCACCTTCAGGGCGATCATGCATTCTGACCCCGCAATCGGTCGAGGGGCCCTTCTACTTCGATCCGCATCTCGTGCGGTCAGACGTGACGGAAGGACGTCCAGGGGTCCCATTGGTGCTTCGCATGATCATACTCGAAGCCGGGCCCTGCACACCTCTCGGCGGATCGCGGGTGGACATCTGGAGTGCCGGTGCCGATGGCGAGTACTCGGGTTATACGGGAGGACCCGGCGGATCCGGGTCGGCCGGGACGTTCTTGCGCGGCACGCAAGTGACGGATGCAATCGGGCAGGTCGTGTTCCGCACGGTTTACCCTGCCTACTATCCCGGACGCACGCCGCACATCCATTTCAAGGTGTTCTTGGATGACCGCAACGTACTCATGGGCCAGACCTATTTCCCAGACGCGTTGAGCGAGTACCTATTCTCCAACGTTTCGGCCTATCGCGGTCGATCGCAGGCCCGCGATACGTATAACAGCACGGATATGCTTGCGCGAATGGACCCGGGCCGTCTGGCGTTCTGTGACGTGAAGGAGGCCGCCGATCATTACGCGGCCACCTTGATCGTGGGTGTGGATCGCCAGGGCGTGGTCCTGTCCGGAGGTCCCGACGTGGCTCGTCCCGGCAGCCCGCCTCCAGGTCCGCCGCCTGGACCGCGCCGTTCGAATGAGCCGGCGATCATCGTGCCGGGCGTGCCCTTGTCGGCTCAACGGCAAGCCTGA